The Phyllopteryx taeniolatus isolate TA_2022b chromosome 4, UOR_Ptae_1.2, whole genome shotgun sequence genome includes the window GTCAGCAACTCCCTCCCGACGACGAGGAAAAAGTTGCCGAGGATTCCATCGGACCAGACGACATCATAAATATGGATGAAGTGCCTTTGACATTCGACCTACGTGTAACTCGAACTGTTAACAAGACAGGAGTGTCATCCATTATGGTGAAAACAACTGGCCACGAGAGAACGTGTGTTTTGAGCTGCACCGCTTCCGGACAAAAGCTTCCACCAATGGTGATTTTCAAGCGGACGACTATGCCACAAGAAAAACTCCCAACAGGCATAGTTGTTGAAGTTAACAAAAAAGGGTGGATGATAGAAAGCTTAATGCCTGAATGGCTGACAGAGTGTTACAGTAGGCGTCCGGGAGGATTTTTTCACCGGAAAAAAGCATTGGTTGTTTTGGAGAGTATAACAGATTCTGTGAAAACAGCCATCAAGACATCAAACTCAATTCCAGCTGTGATTCCTTGAGATACAACAAAGTTTTTGCAGCCACTGGACATCAGTGTGAATTGTGCATTTAAAGCGGCACTCCGAGGTGAGTGGGAGGCACGGTTTGGAAACAAggtatgtaaataaacatttgcaaaatcTTTCGATGTAAATATCTAATTTCACAATGTATATATCCGCGCCGTATAGTCCGGTGCGGCtaatatatgttaaaaaaaataattctctaCACAAAGTTAATTTGCCTCTTACATCACAAGGGCTGCAATGTGCTTATTGCCCACATGTACATCGCGTTGACGACACTCAAACGATACATCGTGTAGCTCTAGTCAGACGTGTGTAATAGTACCTGTAAATCCATGGATCGTGACTCTATCGCCAGGTACCGCTCCATTCGGAGGCGCGAGGATCTCCACGCTGCCCGGCGACCTTACGCATACGACCACTGCCTGGGACGCCACGCCTCGGATCTGCACGGGCTTGAGATTACACAGCAGAACGGCCATGCAGTTCTGTAACTACACGACACAGCAGGTACGCTAGCATTAGCTTTATTAGACCAGAACAGGAAAtcaagtggtgccttgacttactgTATGAGTTTAATCTGTTCCATGACCACAGTCGTAAAACGAAACACTCTAATCGCAAATCATTTTATATGATCTTATGATTTgaagatgtctttttcacaaaagcCTGTGGGAAAACGTACAGAAACTACTAAATCCCATCAAGAAGGACTCAGCTCTTTTGGTTCTCCTCTTCGCCGCACCTGTACCGAGAAcctgtttttatacagtacaatactgtagagtgctatttttctcattaaaaaaaaacatttgagtccGTAAAGTTGATTTGAGAGACGAGGTAGGTCAAAGAACCACTTCAattcttaagtcaaggtacagcTGTAATTCTCGGTGCTGTACCTGGTTGACGGGCACAGACTCGCTGACCACCGTCCTCGGGTGAGCCTCGCCAACATCCACGTGCTGCAAGTACAAGCCGTCCGTTCCGGGGAGCTCCATGGTCCTGATTATGCAGCCCACCCGCAGGTCCAGATGGGACATGTCCATTTGGTCTTGGCGGCCCACCTTGGTTCTGTCCTCATTGGAGGCTTCTGCCGTCTTCTGCGCTTTCTTCCTTTCTGGCATCAGAGAAAGACCAAAATGATTTACACAAAATTTCtattgcagtggtgccttgagattcgGGTTTAATTAGTTGCACGACCATGGTTGTAACTCAGCTCACTCGTATCCATATTATCTTTCCCCACTAGCAACAAAAAAAGGGAGTTTTAATACAGAGTAATAAttcgggctgcaactaacgattattttaataatcgattaatctgtcaaccttttttttttaaattaccaaaATTTTAATTTCTATCCCATTATTCAGAACCCCGACATTATTTGAAATTgaaagtgcagaaaatgcagacAAATATTGATTATATTTCAGTTACCGGTTCGGTTCCTAACgtgtcagaaaaaaattgggcaaaaatgctaattgttttccaaagtacaactccaattccaatgaaggtgggacgttgtgttaaacaaataaaaacagaataaaatgatttgcaaatcatgttcaacctgtatttatttgaatacaccacaaagacaagatagttaatgttcaaactaataaacttgactgtttttagcaaataatcattaacttacaattttatggctgcaacacgttccagaaaagctgggacagggtcatgtttaccactgtgttacatcaccttttcttttaacaacattcaataaacatttgggaactgaggacactaattgttgaagctttgtaggtggaattttttcccattcttgcttgatgtacagcttcagctgtaaACAGTCCGAGGTCGTATTATacgctacacattttcaatgggagacaggtctggactgcaggcaggcctctctctcttttactacaaagccacgctgttgtaacatgtgcagaatgtgctttggcattgtcttgctgaaataagcaggggcgtccatgaaaaagatgctgcttggatggcagcatatgtttctccaaaacctgtatgtacctttcagcattaatggtgcattcacagatgtgtaaattacccatgccattggcacgaacacagccccataccatcacagatgctggcttttgaactttgcgtccataacagtccggatggttcttttcctctttggcccggaggacacgacgtccacaatttccaaaaacaatttgaaatgtggactcgtcggcccacagaacacttttcctctttgcatcagtccatcttagatgacctcgGGCTCAGAAATgccggcgacgtttctgggtgttgttgaaactgtatttactgacattggttttctgaagtgttcctgagcccatgtggtgatatccttaacacattgatgccggtttttgatgcagtgccacctcagggatcgaaggtcataggcattcaatgttggtattcggccttgccgcttacatgcagtgatttctccagattctctgaaccttttgatgatattatggaccgtagatgatgaaatctctaaattccttgcaactgtacgttgaggaacattgtccttaaactgttagactattttctcacgtacttgttcacaaagaggtgaacttcgCCCCATCTGTGCATGTGAAtgaatgagcaattcagggaaactccttttatacccaatcatggcaaccacctgttcccattgagcctgttcacctgtgggatgttccaaacaggtgtttgatgagcattcctcaactttctcagtcttttttgctacctgtcccagcccaaaaaattccaagttaatgattatttgctaaaaacaataaagtttatcagtttgaacattaactctcttgtctttgtagggtattcaattaaatataggttgaacatgatttgcaaatcattgtattctgtttttatttatgtttaacacaacgtcccaacttcattggtattTGGGGTTGTACTATGGTAGATTGATAGGGAGTAaaggttcccaaacgtttattgaatgttgttaaaagaaaaggtgatgcaacacagtggtaaacatggccctatcccagcttttttggaatgtgttgcaaccataatattccaagttaatgattatttgcctcaaccaataaagtttatcagtttaacactaaatatcttgtctttgtagtgtattcaattaaatataggttgaacacgatttgcaaatcattgtattctgtttttatttatgtttaacacaatgtcccaacttcattggaattggggttggactATGGTAGATTGATAGGGTGTAaacgttcccaaacgtttattgacggttgttaaaagaaaaggtgatgcaacacagtggtaaacatgaccctgtcccggcttttttggaacatattgcaggcataaaattttaacttaatgattatttgctacaaacaataaagttgatcagtttgaacattaagtatcttgtctttgtagtgtattcaattaaatataggttaaacatgatttgcaaattttatttaataatataatatttttgtttaacacaacgtcccaacttcattggaattggggttgtaaaagatgtttgcaaatgacttattttgatgaaacaaagtTAATCAGTCTGCTCTGTTGttataataaatatgaatactTACTGATTTGTTATTAAAATAACTATAATTCTTCATATctactgttgagaggctaaaattccgaggatttggacaataaGTTAAACACGGTCGGTAAAcggattaatttgataattgattagttgtcaattaatcataGCACTGCTAGTAAATACAAATAGGATGTACAGAATCAAACAGTCTGTACATTATTTAATACTGCAATCCAATGCATTGTGCTgcaccttctggtgtgcccaccttggccacggGGAGGCAGTAATACAGCAATATTCATTTAAAGGGGCAAAAATGTTAATCATTGTAAAAGGaggtgtttgcaaatgtctcattgtgatgtaaaacgaaaatatattgttgacctactgttgagaggctgaattaggaggatttggacaatttttagtTAAAAAATGCCTCTAAACGATTTATCGATTATCGAAAATAGTTGTCGAGGAAATTGATGatcaattagttgttgattaattgtgtTTAGTAATAGTTTCATCATCTACACTTTTGCCAGGGAAAGGGTTTGACCACAGATATGATTAAGTAGATACGAGACCCCTTTTGATCAGTGTGCCTATGCCGACGCTAAGCTAGGAGGGTCAAAGTTGTCAGCGCATTCTCTGTGTGCGGACAGCAAGAAAACTTAAACAGCAAGGATGCTGGTACGTACGTACAATGCCAtcaagggaactgggaataaacttacacagatttttttttttttattcttcaaatGTAATGTATTGATAACAAATcctttgacaaaaaagtaaacctcatgaaaaacggttgagaaataatcaagttaCAACCTAATTTCGATGTTTTATTGCATTGCTTTTGTTTATTGCATTGGTTTTGGTGAGAACGtcaccttcccaacatggccaccacctAGGTAcgtcgttttttttctgttttttttttaaataaacagcgCATTGGCGtatctagtcttcatatctatgggTTCGACACAATTTCCCTGGTTCGCTACGCCACCCAAAGACTTTTTATATAACACATGAGCGACTTGGACATTTCAATAAACATGTATAATTATTAGGCTATATTGAGCAATTGCTATCTCCAGCCTGGCTCGTTAGTAGCCAATTCAAACAAGACAGCGGCGCGCTACTGAACTAAAACTACTAACTACTATGAAAGACTAAAGAATTGAGAGTTTAGACAAAAATGGCGCTTGTTCATCTTTCGTAGGCTAGTAGGCCCCCGCCCACAGGACCGTAACCGACCTTTGGCTTTGCCTTCGGAGGACGACCGCCAGCTGAGGCCCATCTCCCGGAGCTCCCTTCTGACGGTGGCCGCGCTGACGTTGGCCCCGGACGCCCGCCGGAACTCGGCGGCGAGCGCCTGCAGGGACGGGAAGGTCTGCTCCTGGGCCATCCGCTCCAGAACCTGCCGGTGCTCCTCCTTGAGCTTGTGCGGCCGGCCGCAGCGGGGCAGCGGGCATGTCCTGCCCTCTCTCTTCCATTGCACGATGACGTTGTTGACTGTGGAGCGCGGCAGTTTGAGCAGGGTGGCGATCTGACGCAGGGACTTTTTGCACATGTGGCATCCTACCACGGTGCCCCTCTGGAAGTCGCTCAGCTCCCCGCTGCGACCCATCCCTGCCGACGCGCCGAGACAAACTATGCCTCGGACggcagcttcttcttcttcctccctccctccttctggAGGAAAGGTACGCCACTGCCCCCTAGATAGAAGAGTGTTCCATTCGGGACCACCGAACCAGAGGGAAGAGTTCGTTCTCGTCCTTTCGTGGCTCGTAAAGGTATGCAAACCTTTCACCGTCAACAattgtgggtgttgaaacaacCATACGCCTCGCGGGTGTGATGAAAAGTGTGGGTATTGATGGCGTAGCGTACTGCTCGTTGTGAAGTGACAGCAGAAATTTAAAAAGTGGGCGTTAACCCGGGTTACAAACAACCACATACCCAGCAGGTGGGCAGGTGTGACAAAAAGGGTGGGTGATGTCTGGATGCCTCGACATGGACAATGTCCAGAAATGCAGGGACAAAAGTGTCCAGCTGATGGAGACAGAGCGCGATATTTTTCTGGAGCGTCTCGACCTGGTAAAACATTTGGCCTCAGAATCATGTGCTTCGGCCTGGGTCCTGCTCGTCCTCCTTTCCCCGAATACTCCTACCTTTAATCTGTCCCACACCGGTTCTGGATCCGACACGGTCCACTTGCGACCCGCTTACCAAGTTAAGTGAAGAGTCAGAATCACTTGCTGAGTGGCAGCTGGTGCTCACCTAACGAAAAGGCAACATATTTGAGTTTTAGTATAGAAAGGAACTGTCAGTTTTAAGCTGTTTTCTGCTGCTGTGGATAAAAAGGCACAGATGTGGATGGCAGACCAAATCTACGTATATCTATTTTTCTATAGCAGTGCTCCTAAAACCTTTTAGACCAAGTACAACCTAAAATGTAGTACTTAAATAATGGACTCACTGCTGGAAATGATGTAGTTCTCCTCCGCCTGCGGCGCCAACTCCACGTTCGGACTGGGCCGGGTCAGATCCGTCGGCCAGCTCCAGCGCCACGGAGCTCtcgtattggaacatgtgactgatgggtgtttttagttcacctgtgaaaactgcctTTGCTGTGAAAtgaacatgaagaccagagagccgtctatgggagaaaagcaaaccattatttattttttaagctgagagaagagggaaaatctatcagagctattgcacaaaaatTGGGcctagccaatacaacaatttggaatgtcctaaaaaaaagaaataaactactggtgtactgaagaacagacatcgaacaggtcggccaagggtatcaacagaagttgaagaaacaaacacccaaaggcaacagtcagtgacatcactccCAACCGCCACAGGGCAGGCGTGAAGGTATCATAATCAATTGTTCTAAGAAGACttagagagaagaaatatacaggccataccacaagatgcaaaccagtcatcagcaaaaagaatcggaaggccagattggattttgcaaagaagttcAGAGATGAGCAACAAAATTTGATTGACTGAAGAAACcgagattaacctctaccaaagtgatgaaaAGGCCAAAGGATGGAGAAAGAaatgatctgcttatgatccaaaaacacaagctcatctgtgaagcatggtggaggtaatgtcatggcttgggcttgcatggctgcttctggaacaggctcactagtctttattgatgatgtaactcatgatggtagcagcagaatgaattctgaaacctacaaaaccattttgtctggcaatttacagaaaaatgcatccaaactaaccgggagaagcgtcatcatgcaacaagacaataacccaaaacacactagcctacacaacaaaggacttcatcagcgggaaaaagtggaaggtcttagaatGGCCAAAAATCACCacaccttaacccaatagagcatgcattttgcctcttgaagaggagactgaagggagaaagccCCAGAAACAAACTGAAAGAGACTGCAGTAAAGGtctggaaaaacatttcaaatgaagaatgcaacagtctggtgaagtgaATGGggcgcaggcttgatgcagttattgcaagtaagggttatgccaccaaatattaaatgttattcatccattctcaacaccaagatacaatttatacatatatatatatatacatatatatttgtcCCTTTGAAAGGGTTCCACACCTGCACTTTTCGTCGAATCTGCAGGGAATGTGGGTGTGTTGTGTAAGACATTCATCGAAAAGAATTAACATTGGATgctgataatttaaaaaaatgtaaatgtttttatttttttgtcaaaaaaaaaaaacattatttttttggaccACTCATGTCCCCATGTGTCTTCCTGACCTGTGGGCATTGTGCATTTGGAAACAAGCGATAAAATTTTCTCTATCTTTGCAATCTAACAGCATGGCGATACATATTTTCATTAaatccatatactgtacacatccTTCAAATCATAAAGCAGAAATGTTGCCAGCGGATAGATACTAAAGCGTCATTGATGACAGTGCATGACACATTGTAAATTGTTAGCTTAAAGGTAACAATGGATACCGTATTTTCTCCTCAAATAGAGGCCATTTAGTCAGGCTTGTTTTCAGGGTGGGGCTTGATACTCTGTAGTCTGTCGACAGAGAATTGTTACTTCTGTGTCACAATGAGTGTAGTTTCTATTTGTGCGTCCTTGTGATAATGTAGTGCTATTTGTGCTTGCCTCACTGCCCTAAGACGAtgcaaatgtgcattttgttgACGTACAGTTACCGAATgggattttgttatttttatgacaAGGGACAACAAGGAGCCATCAACTTATTGGAAGTATATTGgcacaatgtttgtttttttctgccgtAGTAAAGGTAATTAGTTACCTAATGACATTTCCTGTTGTGTTTAAGATGAGGAAAAACAAGGAGGCATCTACTTCCTGGAAGGTGTTTATATTTGCACAAGTCATTTTTCTAGACACTCTTCTGTCGACTGGATAAAGGTAATTAGTTACCTAATGGAacccagttattttttttagatgaggaGGAATGAGGTGTTAATTCAttggaaataatgtttttattatattttatatttttttaatattaagacCATGCCAATGTTCATTTTGGTCACCGTATTGTTTGTCAAACCGCACCCCTTGGCTGTCGTAAAAGTAATTACAGTTACCTAATGGCACACCGttattttatgtattcatttttacacGAGGGGGAA containing:
- the LOC133476895 gene encoding uncharacterized protein LOC133476895 isoform X1, with the translated sequence MILRPNVLPGRDAPEKYRALSPSAGHFCPCISGHCPCRGIQTSPTLFVTPAHLLGMWLFVTRVNAHFLNFCCHFTTSSTLRHQYPHFSSHPRGVWLFQHPQLLTVKGLHTFTSHERTRTNSSLWFGGPEWNTLLSRGQWRTFPPEGGREEEEEAAVRGIVCLGASAGMGRSGELSDFQRGTVVGCHMCKKSLRQIATLLKLPRSTVNNVIVQWKREGRTCPLPRCGRPHKLKEEHRQVLERMAQEQTFPSLQALAAEFRRASGANVSAATVRRELREMGLSWRSSSEGKAKERKKAQKTAEASNEDRTKVGRQDQMDMSHLDLRVGCIIRTMELPGTDGLYLQHVDVGEAHPRTVVSESVPVNQLQNCMAVLLCNLKPVQIRGVASQAVVVCVRSPGSVEILAPPNGAVPGDRVTIHGFTGDPDKELDSAKVCEPVCSDLRTDGQCVATYKGVPLEVVGKGVCRAPTLRDCEVVLTNGGAA
- the LOC133476895 gene encoding aminoacyl tRNA synthase complex-interacting multifunctional protein 1-like isoform X2 — its product is MWLFVTRVNAHFLNFCCHFTTSSTLRHQYPHFSSHPRGVWLFQHPQLLTVKGLHTFTSHERTRTNSSLWFGGPEWNTLLSRGQWRTFPPEGGREEEEEAAVRGIVCLGASAGMGRSGELSDFQRGTVVGCHMCKKSLRQIATLLKLPRSTVNNVIVQWKREGRTCPLPRCGRPHKLKEEHRQVLERMAQEQTFPSLQALAAEFRRASGANVSAATVRRELREMGLSWRSSSEGKAKERKKAQKTAEASNEDRTKVGRQDQMDMSHLDLRVGCIIRTMELPGTDGLYLQHVDVGEAHPRTVVSESVPVNQLQNCMAVLLCNLKPVQIRGVASQAVVVCVRSPGSVEILAPPNGAVPGDRVTIHGFTGDPDKELDSAKVCEPVCSDLRTDGQCVATYKGVPLEVVGKGVCRAPTLRDCEVVLTNGGAA